The following coding sequences lie in one Primulina huaijiensis isolate GDHJ02 chromosome 2, ASM1229523v2, whole genome shotgun sequence genomic window:
- the LOC140970818 gene encoding protein COBRA-like isoform X1 has protein sequence MELYPRSLKHPKILLFLFISCFCFTSTEAYDSLDPNGNITIKWDVISWTPDGYVAVVTMFNFQQYRHIQAPGWTLGWTWAKKEVIWSMMGGQATEQGDCSKYKGNVPHCCKKDPTIVDLLPGTPYNQQIANCCKGGVINSWVQDPTNAASSFQVSVGAAGTTNKTVRVPKNFTLKAPGPGYTCGPAKIVKPTKYVTADGRRVTQAMMTWNVTCTYSQFLAQKTPTCCVSLSSFYNDTIVPCPTCTCGCQNNITQPGSCVDPESPYLASVVSDRAKTNAYAPLVQCTSHMCPIRIHWHVKLNYKDYWRVKVTITNFNYRMNYTLWNLVVQHPNFDNLTQIFSFNYKPITPYQSINDTAMLWGIKFYNDLLMQAGPLGNAQSELLFRKDMSTFSFDKGWAFPRRVYFNGDNCVMPPPDEYPYLPSTSLRQNTPFIMLIITLIASVMFLFERN, from the exons ATGGAACTATACCCCAGATCTCTCAAACACCCCAAAATTTTGCTGTTCTTATTCATCTCTTGTTTCTGCTTTACTTCCACAG AAGCCTACGATTCACTGGATCCTAATGGAAATATCACCATAAAGTGGGATGTTATCAGTTGGACGCCTGATGGCTACGTG GCGGTTGTAACAATGTTCAATTTCCAACAATATCGTCACATTCAAGCCCCGGGATGGACTTTGGGATGGACTTGGGCGAAAAAAGAGGTGATATGGAGCATGATGGGAGGTCAAGCCACCGAGCAAGGGGATTGTTCAAAGTACAAAGGAAACGTTCCGCATTGCTGTAAGAAAGATCCGACGATTGTCGATTTATTGCCCGGAACACCTTACAATCAACAGATAGCAAATTGTTGTAAAGGGGGTGTTATTAATTCGTGGGTGCAAGATCCGACTAATGCTGCAAGCTCATTTCAAGTTAGTGTTGGTGCTGCCGGAACCACCAATAAAACTGTCAGGGTGCCCAAAAACTTCACTTTGAAAGCACCAGGTCCTGGCTACACGTGTGGACCTGCGAAAATTGTGAAGCCTACTAAGTATGTCACAGCAGATGGGAGAAGAGTGACACAAGCAATGA TGACCTGGAATGTAACATGCACGTATTCCCAGTTTCTTGCTCAAAAAACTCCCACTTGCTGTGTCTCACTCTCTTCTTTTTACAACGACACAATTGTTCCTTGCCCAACTTGTACTTGTGGAtgccaaaataacatcactCAACCTGGAAGCTGTGTTGA TCCAGAATCGCCATACCTTGCTTCAGTTGTTTCAGATCGTGCAAAGACCAACGCATATGCACCTCTAGTCCAATGCACGAGTCACATGTGTCCTATTCGCATCCACTGGCACGTAAAACTAAACTACAAGGACTATTGGCGCGTCAAAGTTACAATAACAAATTTCAATTACCGAATGAACTATACTCTATGGAACTTAGTTGTCCAGCATCCCAACTTCGACAATCTGACACAGATATTCAGCTTCAACTACAAGCCAATAACGCCGTACCAAAGTATAA ACGATACTGCAATGTTATGGGGCATCAAGTTTTACAACGATTTGCTCATGCAAGCGGGGCCTCTAGGAAATGCGCAGTCGGAGCTTCTATTCCGTAAGGATATGTCCACCTTCTCTTTCGACAAGGGCTGGGCTTTTCCCAGAAGAGTTTACTTCAACGGTGATAACTGTGTGATGCCACCTCCGGACGAGTACCCATATCTTCCGAGCACCAGTTTACGTCAAAACACACCCTTTATAATGTTGATAATAACTCTCATTGCATCTGTGATGTTCCTATTTGAACGCAACTAA
- the LOC140970818 gene encoding protein COBRA-like isoform X2 yields MELYPRSLKHPKILLFLFISCFCFTSTAYDSLDPNGNITIKWDVISWTPDGYVAVVTMFNFQQYRHIQAPGWTLGWTWAKKEVIWSMMGGQATEQGDCSKYKGNVPHCCKKDPTIVDLLPGTPYNQQIANCCKGGVINSWVQDPTNAASSFQVSVGAAGTTNKTVRVPKNFTLKAPGPGYTCGPAKIVKPTKYVTADGRRVTQAMMTWNVTCTYSQFLAQKTPTCCVSLSSFYNDTIVPCPTCTCGCQNNITQPGSCVDPESPYLASVVSDRAKTNAYAPLVQCTSHMCPIRIHWHVKLNYKDYWRVKVTITNFNYRMNYTLWNLVVQHPNFDNLTQIFSFNYKPITPYQSINDTAMLWGIKFYNDLLMQAGPLGNAQSELLFRKDMSTFSFDKGWAFPRRVYFNGDNCVMPPPDEYPYLPSTSLRQNTPFIMLIITLIASVMFLFERN; encoded by the exons ATGGAACTATACCCCAGATCTCTCAAACACCCCAAAATTTTGCTGTTCTTATTCATCTCTTGTTTCTGCTTTACTTCCACAG CCTACGATTCACTGGATCCTAATGGAAATATCACCATAAAGTGGGATGTTATCAGTTGGACGCCTGATGGCTACGTG GCGGTTGTAACAATGTTCAATTTCCAACAATATCGTCACATTCAAGCCCCGGGATGGACTTTGGGATGGACTTGGGCGAAAAAAGAGGTGATATGGAGCATGATGGGAGGTCAAGCCACCGAGCAAGGGGATTGTTCAAAGTACAAAGGAAACGTTCCGCATTGCTGTAAGAAAGATCCGACGATTGTCGATTTATTGCCCGGAACACCTTACAATCAACAGATAGCAAATTGTTGTAAAGGGGGTGTTATTAATTCGTGGGTGCAAGATCCGACTAATGCTGCAAGCTCATTTCAAGTTAGTGTTGGTGCTGCCGGAACCACCAATAAAACTGTCAGGGTGCCCAAAAACTTCACTTTGAAAGCACCAGGTCCTGGCTACACGTGTGGACCTGCGAAAATTGTGAAGCCTACTAAGTATGTCACAGCAGATGGGAGAAGAGTGACACAAGCAATGA TGACCTGGAATGTAACATGCACGTATTCCCAGTTTCTTGCTCAAAAAACTCCCACTTGCTGTGTCTCACTCTCTTCTTTTTACAACGACACAATTGTTCCTTGCCCAACTTGTACTTGTGGAtgccaaaataacatcactCAACCTGGAAGCTGTGTTGA TCCAGAATCGCCATACCTTGCTTCAGTTGTTTCAGATCGTGCAAAGACCAACGCATATGCACCTCTAGTCCAATGCACGAGTCACATGTGTCCTATTCGCATCCACTGGCACGTAAAACTAAACTACAAGGACTATTGGCGCGTCAAAGTTACAATAACAAATTTCAATTACCGAATGAACTATACTCTATGGAACTTAGTTGTCCAGCATCCCAACTTCGACAATCTGACACAGATATTCAGCTTCAACTACAAGCCAATAACGCCGTACCAAAGTATAA ACGATACTGCAATGTTATGGGGCATCAAGTTTTACAACGATTTGCTCATGCAAGCGGGGCCTCTAGGAAATGCGCAGTCGGAGCTTCTATTCCGTAAGGATATGTCCACCTTCTCTTTCGACAAGGGCTGGGCTTTTCCCAGAAGAGTTTACTTCAACGGTGATAACTGTGTGATGCCACCTCCGGACGAGTACCCATATCTTCCGAGCACCAGTTTACGTCAAAACACACCCTTTATAATGTTGATAATAACTCTCATTGCATCTGTGATGTTCCTATTTGAACGCAACTAA